A portion of the Streptomyces erythrochromogenes genome contains these proteins:
- a CDS encoding DNRLRE domain-containing protein codes for MTVSTIYGAEAAIAAPAPGADKAKQAPQTAQSAADIPSARVAARLYKHRVEALSERSETSTTYVNQDGSLTTEIAAGPIRFKDPATGQWRDVDVNLAAGPDGSVASKAHPQGLRLSGKTASKVPFLKSAPPAGDTTAAADLVTLGTGDEAITLQWRGGLPAPKLDGTKATYEGAVPGADLIVEATRTGFEQFVELKAKPEAGFGYTLPLKTMGLKVEQQPDGSVLFTDKKSQKTATMPAPVMWDATVDAASGEHTRRAKVGMKVVKTKDGVDLVITPDAAFLADPATKYPVTVDPSTSSLGNLFDTYVQQGETVDWSNDTELDLGNPGTKNGDGTWRTARSFITWNTAPVADALISDAKLSLWNFHSGNTDCTAQPWEVWTANNASTASRWTNQPAMVTKMATSTETKGNPGCATQPDGWINADVTSLVQHWSNNKWAVSGMGLRATDENNIKQWKRVNSSNAASNVPKLTVTYNYRPRTGTKQEAGPPFFSYGGAYTVNTLTPTLRDTFVDANGDQVNGTFQIFDSATNTQVGNVIVSPFVASGEAASVTVPAGVLTNGKTYKFRSNPYDGTHYNLGWSAWKTFTVDTTAPSAPTGLTSTDYPSNAWVKSAGQAGNFTVSPPAGTDHQWLEWSLDAAEWTRVPTDGAAGTRTLSVTPPSNGTHTLHVRTVDKADNESEAVEYEFHAGPGGFVQPEDGERTARRLPLTAEADGAAFNAASFSWRRSEADPWVQIPPGHVTNGGTPLTAWPVSMTSGRTPALVWNTTDTVDPDGSVQIKADFTGPASATGATQPLAVVVDRNASGAATSPVGPGTLNLLTGDYEVSATDVSAFGMSVSRTTSSRDPHKGIKQEGQAAIFGQEWASGTAAELVQSDYSHVARVSDTAVDVVTTSGDALHFTANAARTGWVSEPGAGSITLTGSLSGSFTLTDDGGTVTEFTRGDPAMTTWQVSSTLVSGVENSTTTVVSETVTVDTKKLARPKRVIAPTSAVTTSVCATTPQTKGCRSLEFVYATATTATGYSTSADFGDFAGQVKEIRLWSTEPGAANATSKAVSTYRYDAGGNLRQQWDPNLAQSTQAQYAYNAADRIDWLQTKSELPWSFTYGQAGSSPTAGDGMLLKASRAGLKPGTAGEEQGTSATSVVYGVPLTGGAAPYPMGTADVKAWGQTSAPTDATALFPADAVPSSHSGSALAASAYTRASVTYLGASGRPVNSASPGGHITTTEYDRYGNTVRELSAANRALALGTSPADQAAQANLGIGQLTSAERAHQLSTATTFDAAGVRELGKLGPLRRVDLTADLKNGETLLVPTGTSVTARDRSILEYDAGRPTNGTARVKDQVTKATVGAQVREHPTVLGEPRATETVYDWLRGLPIRTVRDPGGLAITETTEYDAKNRVSKQLLHGSNGSDASTRVTTYWSATGTGTCQGRPEWADLVCTVGPAGDITGGGSNPTKLATITTEYNWWGSPAKRIETVNGSTRTTTTEFDAAGRTTKVTTTGGTGTAAPESTTEYDAVTGRAVKNTSPTGGTIVKQFDKLGRTISYTDADGGVTTTEYDLLDRPTKITDNVPSTVTFTYDHAAEPRGLPTKTTDSVAGEFRPSFDAAGAVRSEKLPGGYTLNISTDPGGDATKRSYVRDSDSAVVYSDTVNESVHGQITTHSGISDQRFRYDTAGRLASVEDTADTVCTRRTYAFDGRSNRTGLTTAAGTPGADCPATGGTTTTHTYDSADRLVDSGYAYDEFGRTTTVPGHGTVAYYNSDRTRQQTLSNQRQTWGLDAAQRYRGWTKESYNGSVWTQTASRVNHYSDDTDNPRWIVEDTATGAVTRNVASAGGLTTTSKTGDVVLHLTTIQGSVAMQLPLTAGQPPLVLDTDEYGKPRAGQASARYGWLGGHQRSSETPSGLTLMGARLYNPSTGRFLSADPVYGGSANAYEYANADPVNQQDLDGRISKSWRKKIIEANACRSLGWRGCALASAISGMLLATFRKGRVNNAIRHFMWQTSLTFFFGARAAKRLGDAHEWGESGDDTKIDQHNNSVARSFAVRNWWSMLRWYYAGTFWWNLYYYALVYIDRRILKTSWS; via the coding sequence ATGACCGTGTCGACGATCTACGGAGCCGAGGCCGCCATAGCCGCCCCCGCCCCCGGCGCCGACAAGGCGAAGCAGGCCCCGCAGACCGCGCAGTCCGCGGCGGACATACCGTCCGCCCGGGTGGCCGCGCGTCTGTACAAGCACCGCGTGGAGGCGCTCTCGGAGCGCTCCGAGACGTCCACGACGTATGTCAACCAGGACGGGTCGCTGACCACCGAGATCGCGGCCGGCCCGATCCGGTTCAAGGACCCCGCCACGGGCCAGTGGCGCGACGTCGATGTGAACCTCGCGGCCGGGCCCGACGGTTCGGTCGCCTCCAAGGCCCACCCGCAGGGCCTGCGCCTGTCCGGGAAGACCGCCTCGAAGGTGCCCTTCCTGAAGTCGGCCCCGCCGGCCGGGGACACGACGGCGGCCGCGGACCTGGTGACACTGGGCACCGGCGACGAGGCGATCACGCTCCAGTGGCGCGGCGGCCTGCCGGCCCCGAAGCTGGACGGCACGAAGGCCACGTACGAAGGCGCCGTGCCGGGTGCGGACCTGATCGTCGAGGCGACCCGTACCGGCTTCGAGCAGTTCGTCGAACTGAAGGCGAAGCCCGAGGCGGGCTTCGGCTACACGCTGCCCCTGAAGACCATGGGCCTGAAGGTCGAGCAGCAGCCCGACGGCAGCGTGCTCTTCACCGACAAGAAGTCGCAGAAGACCGCGACCATGCCGGCCCCGGTCATGTGGGACGCGACCGTCGACGCCGCCTCCGGCGAGCACACCCGGCGGGCGAAGGTCGGCATGAAGGTCGTCAAGACCAAGGACGGCGTCGACCTGGTCATCACCCCCGACGCGGCCTTCCTCGCGGACCCCGCGACGAAGTACCCTGTCACCGTCGACCCCTCGACGTCCTCGCTGGGCAACCTCTTCGATACCTACGTCCAGCAGGGCGAGACCGTCGACTGGTCCAACGACACCGAGCTGGACCTCGGCAACCCCGGTACCAAGAACGGTGACGGAACCTGGCGCACGGCGCGTTCCTTCATCACCTGGAACACCGCTCCGGTCGCCGACGCGCTGATCTCGGACGCGAAACTGTCGCTGTGGAACTTCCACTCCGGCAACACGGATTGCACTGCTCAGCCCTGGGAAGTGTGGACCGCCAACAACGCCTCCACCGCCTCCCGCTGGACCAATCAGCCGGCGATGGTCACCAAGATGGCCACCTCCACCGAGACCAAGGGCAACCCGGGCTGCGCCACCCAGCCCGACGGCTGGATCAACGCCGACGTCACCAGCCTGGTCCAGCACTGGTCCAACAACAAGTGGGCGGTCTCGGGCATGGGCCTGCGGGCCACGGACGAGAACAACATCAAGCAGTGGAAGCGGGTGAACTCCTCCAACGCCGCCTCCAATGTCCCTAAGCTGACCGTCACCTACAACTACCGGCCGCGGACGGGCACCAAGCAGGAGGCCGGCCCGCCGTTCTTCTCCTACGGCGGCGCCTACACCGTCAACACCCTGACCCCGACCCTGCGCGACACCTTCGTCGACGCCAATGGCGACCAGGTCAACGGCACCTTCCAGATCTTCGACTCGGCCACCAACACCCAGGTCGGCAACGTCATCGTGTCGCCCTTCGTCGCTTCCGGCGAGGCTGCCTCGGTCACCGTTCCGGCAGGTGTGCTGACCAACGGCAAGACATACAAGTTCCGCTCCAACCCGTACGACGGAACCCACTACAACCTTGGCTGGTCGGCCTGGAAGACGTTCACCGTCGACACCACCGCCCCCTCCGCCCCCACCGGGCTGACCTCGACGGACTACCCGTCCAACGCCTGGGTCAAGAGCGCCGGGCAGGCAGGGAACTTCACCGTCTCCCCGCCCGCCGGCACGGATCACCAGTGGCTCGAATGGTCCCTGGACGCCGCCGAGTGGACGCGCGTGCCCACCGACGGTGCCGCCGGCACCCGGACGTTGTCCGTCACCCCGCCGTCGAACGGAACCCACACCCTCCATGTGCGCACCGTCGACAAGGCCGACAACGAGTCGGAGGCCGTCGAGTACGAGTTCCACGCCGGGCCGGGCGGCTTCGTCCAGCCTGAGGACGGCGAGCGTACGGCCCGACGGCTTCCCCTGACCGCCGAAGCGGACGGCGCCGCCTTCAACGCGGCGTCCTTCTCCTGGCGCCGCTCCGAGGCCGACCCCTGGGTCCAGATTCCGCCGGGGCACGTCACCAACGGCGGCACGCCGCTGACGGCCTGGCCCGTGTCCATGACCTCGGGGCGCACTCCCGCACTGGTCTGGAATACCACCGACACGGTCGACCCGGACGGCAGCGTCCAGATCAAGGCCGACTTCACCGGCCCGGCGAGCGCCACCGGCGCCACCCAGCCCCTCGCCGTAGTCGTCGACCGCAACGCGAGCGGCGCCGCCACCAGTCCGGTCGGTCCGGGCACGCTCAACCTGCTGACCGGCGACTACGAGGTGTCGGCCACCGACGTGTCCGCCTTCGGCATGTCCGTCTCCCGCACCACGTCCTCGCGCGACCCTCACAAGGGCATCAAGCAGGAGGGCCAGGCCGCGATCTTCGGCCAGGAGTGGGCCTCCGGCACGGCGGCCGAGCTCGTCCAGTCCGACTACTCGCACGTCGCGCGGGTCTCGGACACGGCCGTGGACGTCGTGACCACCTCGGGTGACGCGCTGCACTTCACCGCCAACGCGGCACGCACCGGCTGGGTCTCCGAGCCCGGCGCCGGCAGCATAACCCTGACCGGTAGCCTCAGCGGCTCGTTCACGCTGACCGACGACGGCGGCACGGTCACCGAGTTCACCCGTGGCGACCCGGCGATGACCACCTGGCAGGTCTCCAGCACCCTGGTCAGCGGAGTCGAGAACTCGACCACCACCGTGGTCTCGGAAACGGTCACCGTCGACACCAAGAAGCTGGCCCGCCCCAAGCGGGTCATCGCTCCGACCTCAGCCGTGACCACGTCGGTCTGCGCCACCACCCCGCAGACCAAGGGATGCCGCTCGCTGGAGTTCGTCTACGCGACTGCCACCACCGCCACCGGATACAGCACCTCCGCCGACTTCGGCGACTTCGCTGGCCAGGTGAAGGAGATCCGGCTGTGGTCCACGGAGCCCGGGGCCGCGAATGCCACCTCGAAGGCGGTCTCCACCTACCGCTACGACGCCGGCGGCAACCTCCGCCAGCAGTGGGACCCCAACCTGGCGCAGAGTACCCAGGCGCAGTACGCGTACAACGCCGCGGACCGCATCGACTGGCTGCAGACCAAGTCCGAACTGCCCTGGTCATTCACGTACGGCCAGGCGGGATCCTCGCCCACGGCCGGTGACGGCATGCTACTCAAGGCCTCCCGGGCCGGTCTGAAGCCGGGCACGGCGGGCGAGGAGCAGGGCACCTCGGCCACCAGCGTGGTCTACGGCGTCCCGCTCACCGGCGGCGCGGCCCCGTACCCGATGGGCACGGCCGACGTGAAGGCCTGGGGGCAGACCAGCGCGCCCACCGACGCGACCGCCTTGTTCCCCGCCGACGCAGTCCCCTCGTCCCACTCCGGTTCGGCACTCGCCGCCTCGGCCTACACGCGGGCGTCGGTCACCTACCTGGGCGCCTCCGGTCGGCCTGTCAACAGCGCGTCACCCGGCGGTCACATCACCACCACCGAGTACGACCGGTATGGAAACACCGTCCGCGAGCTCTCGGCCGCCAACCGGGCCCTGGCGCTGGGCACGAGCCCCGCGGACCAGGCCGCACAGGCGAACCTGGGCATCGGCCAGCTCACCAGCGCGGAGCGCGCCCACCAGCTGAGCACCGCGACCACGTTCGACGCGGCCGGAGTGCGGGAACTCGGCAAGCTCGGCCCGCTGCGGCGTGTAGACCTGACCGCCGACCTGAAGAACGGTGAGACCCTGCTGGTTCCGACCGGCACCTCGGTCACCGCCCGTGACCGGTCCATCCTCGAATACGACGCCGGACGGCCCACCAACGGCACCGCCAGGGTCAAGGACCAGGTCACCAAGGCCACCGTCGGCGCCCAGGTCCGCGAGCACCCGACAGTACTCGGTGAGCCCCGCGCGACCGAGACCGTGTATGACTGGCTCAGGGGCCTGCCGATCCGGACCGTCAGGGACCCTGGTGGCCTGGCCATCACGGAGACGACCGAGTACGACGCCAAGAACCGGGTCTCCAAGCAGCTCCTCCACGGATCGAACGGCAGCGACGCCTCGACCCGCGTCACCACGTACTGGTCGGCGACCGGCACCGGCACCTGCCAGGGCCGCCCCGAGTGGGCCGACCTGGTCTGCACGGTCGGTCCGGCCGGCGACATCACCGGAGGCGGGTCGAACCCGACCAAGCTTGCGACCATCACCACCGAGTACAACTGGTGGGGCAGCCCGGCCAAGCGGATCGAGACAGTGAACGGGTCCACGCGGACCACCACCACCGAGTTCGACGCGGCCGGCCGGACGACCAAGGTCACCACGACCGGCGGCACCGGCACGGCAGCTCCGGAGTCCACCACCGAGTACGACGCGGTGACCGGCCGGGCCGTCAAAAACACCTCGCCCACCGGTGGGACCATCGTCAAGCAGTTCGACAAGCTTGGCCGGACGATCTCCTACACCGATGCCGACGGCGGTGTCACCACCACCGAGTACGACCTGCTCGACCGTCCGACCAAGATCACGGACAATGTGCCGTCGACCGTCACCTTCACCTACGACCACGCCGCCGAACCCCGGGGCCTTCCGACGAAGACCACCGACTCGGTCGCCGGCGAGTTCCGGCCGTCGTTCGACGCCGCAGGCGCCGTCCGCAGCGAAAAGCTGCCCGGCGGGTACACGCTCAACATCAGCACGGACCCGGGCGGTGACGCCACGAAGCGCAGCTACGTGCGCGACAGCGACTCGGCCGTCGTCTACAGCGACACCGTGAACGAATCCGTCCACGGCCAGATCACCACACACTCCGGTATCTCCGACCAGCGGTTCCGCTACGACACGGCTGGCCGCCTGGCCTCCGTCGAGGACACTGCGGACACCGTCTGCACCCGGCGCACCTACGCCTTTGACGGCCGTTCGAACCGCACAGGCCTGACCACGGCCGCCGGCACCCCGGGCGCCGACTGCCCGGCCACCGGCGGAACCACCACCACCCACACCTACGACAGCGCCGACCGGCTCGTCGACAGCGGCTACGCCTACGACGAGTTCGGGCGCACCACCACCGTCCCGGGGCACGGGACCGTCGCTTACTACAACAGCGACCGCACCCGCCAGCAGACCCTGTCCAACCAGCGGCAGACCTGGGGCCTCGACGCGGCCCAGCGCTACCGAGGGTGGACGAAGGAGTCGTACAACGGCTCGGTGTGGACCCAGACCGCGTCCCGGGTCAACCACTACAGTGACGACACGGACAACCCGCGCTGGATCGTCGAGGACACCGCCACCGGTGCGGTGACCCGCAACGTCGCCTCCGCCGGCGGCCTGACCACCACCAGCAAGACGGGGGACGTCGTCCTGCACCTGACGACGATCCAGGGATCCGTCGCCATGCAGCTCCCGCTGACCGCCGGCCAGCCGCCCCTGGTGCTGGACACCGACGAGTACGGCAAGCCCCGCGCGGGACAGGCCTCGGCCCGCTACGGCTGGCTCGGCGGTCACCAGCGCTCCAGCGAGACGCCCAGCGGTCTGACCCTGATGGGCGCCCGCCTCTACAACCCGTCCACCGGCCGCTTCCTTTCCGCGGACCCGGTCTACGGCGGCAGCGCGAACGCGTACGAGTACGCCAACGCCGACCCCGTCAACCAGCAGGACCTGGACGGCCGGATCTCCAAGTCCTGGCGCAAGAAGATCATCGAGGCCAACGCCTGCAGGTCGCTCGGATGGCGCGGCTGCGCCTTGGCCTCGGCCATCTCGGGCATGCTGCTCGCAACCTTCCGCAAGGGCCGGGTCAACAACGCGATCCGGCACTTCATGTGGCAGACCAGCCTGACCTTCTTCTTCGGCGCGCGAGCGGCCAAGCGGCTGGGAGACGCTCACGAGTGGGGCGAAAGCGGTGACGACACCAAGATCGACCAGCACAACAACAGCGTCGCCCGGAGCTTCGCCGTGCGGAACTGGTGGAGCATGCTGCGGTGGTACTACGCAGGCACCTTCTGGTGGAACCTCTACTACTATGCGCTCGTATACATCGACAGGCGCATCCTGAAGACGAGTTGGTCGTAA
- a CDS encoding IS5 family transposase, which produces MAKRRAYPSDLSDARWELIEPVLAAWPFERRGRALDFGRPPEHDLRDIMDAILYVDRTGVQWRYLPHDFPHWNTVYGYFAKWADEGVFARLNGLLRQLLREKEGRDAEPTACVIDAQSIKTSTSVPAAGQGIDAGKKIVGRKRSIVTDTLGLLLAVLVTAASVQDFVAGTSLLDQIAVEHPGIRKVWVDGGYRQRLVEHAATLGIDMEITTRKPGNRGFTPIPKRWAVERTYGWLMLHRRLARDYETLPTRSEAVIHIAMTDLMARRLTSENTISWRDPKKSPEHPIPG; this is translated from the coding sequence ATGGCGAAGCGACGTGCGTATCCGAGTGATCTGTCCGATGCCCGCTGGGAGTTGATCGAGCCTGTGCTGGCCGCGTGGCCTTTCGAGCGCCGCGGCCGGGCCCTGGACTTCGGCCGGCCGCCCGAACACGACCTGCGCGACATCATGGACGCGATCTTGTATGTCGACCGCACCGGGGTCCAGTGGCGCTACCTCCCGCACGACTTCCCGCACTGGAACACCGTCTACGGCTACTTCGCCAAGTGGGCCGACGAGGGTGTATTTGCCCGGCTCAACGGCCTGCTCCGGCAGTTGCTGCGAGAGAAGGAGGGCCGGGACGCAGAGCCAACGGCCTGTGTGATCGACGCCCAGAGCATCAAGACCTCCACCAGCGTCCCCGCTGCCGGCCAGGGAATCGACGCCGGCAAGAAGATCGTCGGCAGGAAGCGGAGCATCGTCACCGACACACTCGGACTCCTCCTCGCCGTGCTGGTCACCGCGGCCAGCGTGCAGGACTTCGTCGCCGGCACCTCACTGCTCGACCAGATCGCCGTCGAACACCCCGGCATCCGCAAGGTGTGGGTCGACGGCGGTTACCGCCAGCGCCTCGTTGAGCATGCCGCCACCCTCGGCATCGACATGGAAATCACCACCCGCAAGCCCGGGAACAGGGGCTTCACCCCCATACCCAAACGGTGGGCGGTCGAGCGGACCTACGGCTGGCTCATGCTCCACCGACGCCTTGCCCGCGACTACGAAACCCTGCCCACCCGCTCCGAAGCCGTGATCCACATCGCCATGACCGACCTCATGGCCCGCCGCCTCACCAGCGAGAACACCATCTCCTGGCGCGACCCGAAGAAGTCCCCAGAACACCCGATTCCTGGATGA
- a CDS encoding ISL3 family transposase, translating into MLTERQGERLPQWLEAVHRDDLPSPHTLAAGIDRDRDAVIADLTLPRSSGVVEGHVNWIKMLKRQMFGRAGFTLLRKRVLLAP; encoded by the coding sequence GTGCTCACCGAGCGGCAGGGGGAACGACTCCCGCAGTGGCTCGAAGCCGTCCACCGGGACGATCTTCCCAGCCCCCACACTCTCGCGGCCGGCATCGACCGAGACCGCGACGCCGTCATCGCCGACCTGACCCTGCCCCGGAGCTCCGGCGTTGTCGAAGGGCACGTCAACTGGATCAAGATGCTCAAGCGCCAGATGTTCGGACGCGCCGGCTTCACACTGCTCCGCAAGCGGGTCCTCCTCGCCCCGTGA
- a CDS encoding diiron oxygenase: MFSQLLDGLGCPDYRPSATLHRAAVCFLPSRDDLRFATPLIFEEVLDRFQREAARDERVHPLVRQVCRIHVADEARHISFARSALRDSVRHMPSARLAVQRQRMGIRAVAVTKLLVNSRVYRDMGLDPRVARSETRANAHFRETLRWSGAKVVPFLLPSRRAEHRPCQCHGRSPAPRTRRWCRAQHHRRRIFQLHPTPRHSEGRRQAPGRRRTPARSPSPPG, from the coding sequence ATGTTCAGCCAGCTTCTGGACGGTCTCGGCTGCCCCGACTATCGCCCCTCAGCAACCCTTCACCGTGCAGCCGTATGTTTCCTCCCCTCCCGGGACGACCTCAGGTTCGCCACGCCGCTGATCTTCGAAGAAGTCCTCGACCGCTTCCAGCGCGAGGCAGCCCGCGACGAGCGGGTCCACCCGCTTGTCCGCCAGGTGTGCCGGATCCACGTCGCCGACGAGGCCCGGCACATCAGTTTCGCGCGCTCCGCCCTACGGGACTCCGTCAGACACATGCCGTCCGCACGCCTAGCCGTGCAGCGGCAACGGATGGGTATCCGCGCAGTGGCAGTCACCAAGCTACTGGTCAACTCGCGCGTCTATCGCGACATGGGCCTGGATCCACGTGTTGCCCGCAGCGAAACACGTGCCAATGCACACTTCCGGGAAACGCTGCGGTGGAGCGGAGCCAAGGTCGTTCCATTCCTGCTCCCGTCGAGACGTGCGGAACATCGTCCGTGCCAGTGCCACGGACGGTCACCAGCACCCCGAACAAGACGGTGGTGTCGAGCACAACATCATCGACGCCGGATCTTTCAACTCCATCCCACCCCTCGGCATTCAGAAGGTCGTCGCCAGGCCCCGGGGAGAAGAAGGACACCGGCCAGATCACCCTCGCCCCCAGGATGA
- a CDS encoding DUF6177 family protein: MTTDVIALSPRMPDAWSVLAGLLSGGPDKLVDTTCEGAVVQLCDAQGRPLVAVEAPMLIQVPGEAARLFGAVEPPVPFWWTEARATTGVAEAERLAGTFAARVAALTGGMAWPPEAALSVAVVPSEGVGIAPAPAAAQPAVDVLTDKVAVVITDRSVVAMTAWLSDAFRAAAASERGLQIVSPASSTLTPAVRDALPGVPSRWVVRDARDGYYDGRTGAVLRWQEGMFAPVVQPDPDGGGGEMHTPVAASFQEFDDTGEHQLAISFRTIHPADDRLVLGGALEAVWRELTGGAPAGWSTAEPANLPWSPERLTEVAHARSPEPSWFAVVGAPSRPGLAGVRVTRTKAGVEEDVTLAFGYGAHEEVPLDVLPRLAEALATRHHLCSMLVQLRKARRDLAVPARFEGPGVPLAFVLGSEEVRAMPDDRARRTPLSVQPVMLGPKARPALYYPFPGDPSDLSAWSDFERLVRHLKGE; encoded by the coding sequence ATGACCACGGACGTCATAGCCCTCTCCCCGCGGATGCCGGACGCCTGGAGCGTGCTGGCTGGGCTTCTATCCGGCGGACCCGACAAGCTCGTGGACACCACCTGTGAGGGCGCCGTCGTGCAGCTCTGCGATGCCCAGGGCCGGCCGCTCGTGGCAGTCGAGGCGCCGATGCTCATACAAGTCCCGGGCGAGGCAGCCCGGTTGTTTGGGGCCGTGGAACCGCCGGTGCCGTTCTGGTGGACCGAGGCCCGCGCTACCACCGGCGTCGCGGAGGCGGAACGGCTGGCAGGTACATTCGCGGCCCGGGTTGCTGCGCTGACCGGCGGCATGGCCTGGCCGCCGGAAGCCGCGCTCTCTGTGGCAGTGGTCCCATCCGAAGGCGTGGGCATAGCTCCTGCGCCAGCCGCCGCGCAACCCGCCGTGGACGTCCTGACTGACAAGGTTGCCGTGGTGATCACGGACCGGTCGGTCGTCGCGATGACGGCCTGGCTCTCGGATGCCTTCCGGGCTGCCGCAGCCTCGGAGCGCGGACTCCAGATCGTCAGCCCGGCGAGCAGCACTCTCACCCCGGCCGTGCGTGACGCCCTGCCCGGCGTGCCATCGCGCTGGGTTGTCAGGGACGCGCGGGACGGGTACTACGACGGCCGTACGGGCGCGGTGCTGCGCTGGCAGGAGGGCATGTTCGCGCCGGTCGTGCAGCCGGACCCGGACGGGGGCGGGGGCGAAATGCACACCCCGGTGGCGGCCTCGTTCCAGGAGTTCGATGACACGGGCGAGCACCAACTCGCCATTTCGTTCCGGACGATCCACCCCGCCGACGATCGGCTGGTTCTCGGGGGCGCCCTGGAGGCGGTCTGGCGCGAGCTCACCGGCGGAGCGCCGGCCGGCTGGTCCACCGCCGAACCGGCCAATCTGCCCTGGTCCCCCGAAAGACTGACCGAGGTCGCCCACGCCCGGTCGCCCGAGCCGAGCTGGTTCGCAGTCGTGGGAGCCCCGTCGCGGCCGGGACTCGCCGGGGTTCGGGTGACCCGTACGAAGGCGGGTGTGGAGGAGGACGTCACGCTGGCCTTCGGCTACGGGGCCCACGAGGAAGTGCCGTTGGACGTGCTGCCGCGGCTGGCGGAGGCGCTCGCCACCCGCCACCACCTGTGCTCCATGCTCGTACAGCTCCGCAAAGCACGCCGTGATCTGGCGGTACCGGCCCGTTTCGAGGGCCCCGGTGTGCCGTTGGCGTTCGTCCTGGGATCCGAGGAGGTTCGGGCGATGCCGGACGACCGCGCACGGCGAACGCCGCTGTCAGTGCAGCCGGTCATGCTGGGGCCGAAGGCGCGCCCGGCACTCTACTACCCCTTCCCGGGGGACCCTTCGGACCTTTCGGCGTGGAGCGATTTCGAGCGGTTGGTGCGCCACCTGAAGGGTGAGTGA
- a CDS encoding IS5 family transposase, with amino-acid sequence MTDAEWAVVRTMLPVPAWMDGRGGRPESYCHRQMVDAVRYLVDNGIKWRAMPADLPPWDRVYAFFRRWRDNALIREFHDRLRERVREAEGRDAEPTAGIVDSQSVKGDAVVGAASRGFDGGKLVNGRKRHLVVDCLSLVLAVLVTPASVTDRNAACGMLPALRECFRRLRLIWADGAYTGDVLTEAAHRLGLRLDIVRRSDDSRGFTVLPRRWVVERTFAWLMRSRRLARDYERRSDTSEAFVLWSMTMVMSRRLARHATRRQQQRRNLAAAA; translated from the coding sequence ATGACGGACGCGGAGTGGGCCGTGGTGCGGACGATGCTGCCGGTCCCGGCATGGATGGACGGCCGGGGAGGCAGGCCGGAGAGCTACTGCCACCGGCAGATGGTCGACGCGGTGCGGTATCTGGTCGACAACGGGATCAAGTGGCGGGCGATGCCGGCGGACCTCCCGCCCTGGGACCGGGTCTACGCGTTCTTTCGACGCTGGCGCGACAACGCTCTGATCAGGGAGTTCCACGACCGGCTGAGGGAACGCGTCCGCGAGGCGGAGGGCCGGGACGCGGAGCCGACCGCGGGGATCGTGGACTCGCAGTCGGTGAAAGGGGACGCCGTGGTCGGCGCGGCCTCCCGCGGCTTCGACGGCGGCAAGTTGGTCAACGGACGCAAGCGGCACCTGGTCGTGGACTGCCTCAGCCTCGTCCTGGCGGTGCTGGTCACCCCAGCGTCGGTGACGGACCGCAACGCCGCCTGCGGGATGCTGCCCGCGCTGCGGGAATGCTTCCGCCGGCTCCGGCTGATCTGGGCGGACGGCGCCTACACCGGCGACGTCCTCACCGAAGCCGCCCACCGGCTCGGCCTGCGCCTGGACATCGTCCGACGCAGTGACGACAGCCGCGGGTTCACCGTCCTGCCCCGCAGATGGGTCGTCGAGCGGACCTTCGCCTGGCTGATGCGCAGCCGGCGGCTCGCCCGCGACTACGAACGGCGCTCCGACACCAGCGAGGCGTTCGTCCTGTGGTCGATGACCATGGTCATGAGCCGCCGCCTCGCCCGCCACGCCACCCGCCGCCAGCAGCAACGGCGGAATCTCGCTGCGGCAGCGTGA
- a CDS encoding DUF6507 family protein: MTSWDIKPQGVQSQLKLTGERAGDVEHALNKLMSDMAEAAYAAGTAIPGSAAKVPSAAMQGPVATGQVPLSHRGSTGPVGAALSQYLEKRQTDLKSVAERIQAAILGAGKATNEYIQGDLEAAKQAQDAAKSVRLDQLKDAAGGAK; the protein is encoded by the coding sequence ATGACGTCGTGGGACATCAAGCCGCAAGGTGTGCAGAGTCAGCTCAAGCTCACCGGTGAGCGGGCAGGTGATGTGGAGCACGCACTGAACAAGCTGATGTCGGACATGGCGGAGGCCGCGTACGCGGCGGGTACGGCGATTCCGGGTTCGGCGGCCAAGGTGCCGTCAGCCGCCATGCAGGGGCCGGTGGCGACCGGGCAGGTGCCCTTGTCGCATCGGGGCAGCACTGGACCGGTGGGCGCCGCGCTCAGTCAGTACCTGGAGAAGCGGCAGACGGACCTCAAGTCCGTCGCGGAGCGCATCCAGGCCGCGATCCTGGGCGCGGGCAAGGCGACGAACGAGTACATCCAAGGTGACCTGGAGGCCGCCAAGCAGGCCCAGGACGCTGCGAAGAGCGTGCGCCTGGATCAGCTGAAGGACGCTGCGGGAGGCGCGAAGTGA